A stretch of Lachancea thermotolerans CBS 6340 chromosome D complete sequence DNA encodes these proteins:
- the YKU80 gene encoding ATP-dependent DNA helicase YKU80 (similar to uniprot|Q04437 Saccharomyces cerevisiae YMR106C YKU80 Forms heterodimer with Yku70p known as Ku binds chromosome ends and is involved in maintaining normal telomere length and structure in addition to participating in the formation of silent chromatin at telomere-proximal genes), whose translation MGSEATTFIVDVSPSMVGLGYVEQATAYIEYTLFLKSKKQRKTDWVNCFLANCPYSRNNHETANVFELMPFTAPIGAHKVIEILKELKSLVTRSAPGKHNINSMVQCLLVSSVSMRDEFKKRKVRKRIIVFTDNLDGLDLTEEELATLEQELDCSIVLVTCGLKVEERKTSEIPIWEKCIQKISGSMEVSMTALLQEISTHRPAVVKPVRIFQGELRLGAPISDEDVTGPSYDSITVKVEGYPATKAVSSLNRRVVAKSEDGTFGPVKSVIEYEAIDDGEDSEGGVASVSKEYVTKAYRYGSDYVVLPQAIESERTYKTKPGLDLRGFVGNESIPRHFLSSESTFIIPATKDGTRADFVSFSALVDSMIKLRKFAIARYVQKLNGEVQMCLLCPILIPKKRKEPGDDETYTRALVLNRLPFAEDERCSDYPRLAQAAASSDAETAEIDALMGELIDTMDLGPGPDQTWCSTTLYRSFDPTVLEPTLPLPRPTEPRDSSVQDALCVPAIGIYRQQQILIEYMHQRIVQGSADFEVPGLPNDLQKKLFPSNELSKGTLLKLQELLAIEVNNSRASSATPNDEQQDEDEFQEIPSLESLLARGRT comes from the coding sequence ATGGGGAGCGAGGCCACGACATTCATTGTTGATGTTTCGCCCTCAATGGTTGGATTAGGGTATGTTGAGCAAGCAACGGCGTATATTGAATACacattgttcttgaaatctAAGAAGCAGAGGAAAACAGATTGGGTCAactgcttcttggccaaCTGCCCGTACTCCCGCAACAATCATGAAACTGccaatgtctttgaattaATGCCTTTCACGGCTCCTATAGGAGCACACAAAGTGATTGAAATACTTAAAGAGCTAAAGAGTCTGGTTACCAGAAGCGCCCCAGGAAAGCATAACATCAATTCGATGGTTCAATGCCTGTTAGTTAGCTCTGTAAGCATGCGTGacgagttcaaaaaacgCAAAGTTCGCAAGAGAATCATTGTCTTTACTGATAACCTCGATGGCCTCGATTTgacagaagaagagctagcTACCCTGGAGCAGGAGCTCGACTGCAGTATCGTGCTGGTTACCTGCGGCTTaaaggttgaagaaaggaagaCGTCTGAGATACCAATCTGGGAAAAGTGCATACAGAAAATTTCGGGGTCTATGGAAGTCTCAATGACAGCACTTTTGCAAGAGATCTCTACGCATAGGCCCGCAGTAGTAAAGCCAGTACGCATTTTCCAGGGAGAGCTTAGGTTAGGGGCTCCAATATCAGACGAAGATGTTACAGGGCCAAGCTACGACTCAATTACGGTCAAAGTTGAAGGGTATCCTGCAACTAAAGCAGTTTCAAGTCTCAATAGGCGCGTTGTGGCGAAATCCGAGGATGGCACCTTTGGCCCTGTCAAATCCGTGATCGAGTATGAGGCCATTGACGATGGAGAGGATTCGGAAGGTGGTGTTGCGAGTGTCTCTAAGGAGTACGTGACCAAGGCCTATCGTTATGGTTCGGATTATGTCGTCTTGCCCCAAGCTATTGAGTCTGAAAGAACctacaaaacaaagccGGGCCTTGACTTGCGCGGTTTTGTCGGGAACGAGAGCATACCTCGTCACTTCCTAAGCTCTGAATCTACGTTCATTATCCCAGCGACCAAAGACGGCACAAGGGCCGACTTTGTGTCCTTTTCCGCTCTTGTTGACTCTATGATCAAGCTAAGGAAGTTCGCCATTGCCCGGTATGTGCAGAAACTTAACGGTGAGGTCCAAATGTGCCTGCTTTGCCCAATTCTGATACCCAAGAAGCGTAAAGAACCCGGCGATGACGAGACATATACACGCGCCCTAGTTCTAAATAGGCTCCCTTTCGCAGAAGATGAGCGGTGTTCCGACTACCCAAGGCTCGCGCAGGCTGCCGCTTCGTCCGACGCCGAGACAGCGGAGATCGACGCCCTAATGGGGGAATTGATCGACACCATGGACCTTGGCCCGGGCCCCGACCAAACATGGTGTTCCACCACGCTTTACCGTTCGTTCGACCCAACGGTTCTCGAACCCACCTTACCACTTCCTCGGCCGACAGAACCACGTGACTCCAGTGTTCAAGATGCCCTTTGCGTCCCCGCTATCGGAATATACCGCCAGCAGCAAATTCTGATCGAATACATGCATCAGCGCATCGTCCAGGGGTCGGCAGATTTTGAGGTTCCGGGACTTCCCAATGACCtccagaagaagctttttccCTCCAATGAGCTATCGAAAGGCACTTTATTGAAATTACAAGAGCTGCTTGCCATAGAGGTCAACAATTCCCGAGCAAGCTCCGCGACCCCTAATGACGAACAGCAGGATGAGGACGAATTCCAAGAAATTCCCTCCCTTGAAAGCTTGCTTGCAAGGGGGAGAACCTAA
- the OCT1 gene encoding metalloendopeptidase (similar to uniprot|P35999 Saccharomyces cerevisiae YKL134C OCT1 Mitochondrial intermediate peptidase cleaves N-terminal residues of a subset of proteins upon import after their cleavage by mitochondrial processing peptidase (Mas1p-Mas2p) may contribute to mitochondrial iron homeostasis), which translates to MLSQALHVRKPSLLKSVCQLRVYSSFPVYHAKHDLRKVFDNQNYWREINKDIYKYEESKGIGIFGKLGKHATPLQTGLFKNPFLTSSQGLRNFSMQSLKEAQQLVDQMRQDRSHQGHLNYIRNLDRLSDMLCRVIDLCEFIRASHPDSQFVRAAQLCHEEMFEFMNVLNTDSTLCEILKRVLSDDLIASKLSEEELKVGKILLEDFEKSGIDMAPEVGEQFINLSQQISIVGQEFISNTDFPKSEYVKVSCNELETSGISPLLLNHLSRDTKGQNYKVPTYGYIAFSILRSCPSENIRMKVWTAVHSCPEKQITRLKHLVKLRGLLAQIMGKNSYSDYQLEGKMAKSPVYVRGFVESLAEAIKPLAMRELRALANLKSSHLDLPIPKTDEEVLKFVRPWDRDFYSTLISLQQQRKTLENEQINSYFSLGTVMQGLSSLLEDIYGIRLEPAVAKVGETWSPEVRRINVVSDQEGVIGVVYCDLFERQGKTSNPAHFTVCCSRQIYPEETDLSTIQVGQQPSSGQIFQLPVISLVCSFSQNSGSKKDVCLLQLSEVDTLFHEMGHAIHSMLGRTSLQNISGTRCATDFVELPSILMEHFAHDSRVLSRIGKHYITNEPVPDELLHLNQNELKYLQNTETFSQAKMAMLDQEMHSPRMLTDGPVDVVEIYHEVEKQMGVLTDDKSNWCGRFGHLLGYGASYYSYLFDRAIASKVWQHLFANDPFSRKSGEKFKNSVLRWGGSRDPWNCIADALDKQSLSKGDEEAMKFIGNTEDV; encoded by the coding sequence AAGCCTTCACTCCTAAAGTCGGTATGCCAGTTGCGAGTGTATTCTTCGTTTCCTGTGTATCATGCCAAGCACGACCTGCGAAAGGTGTTTGATAACCAAAACTATTGGCGAGAGATCAATAAAGACATTTATAAATACGAGGAATCAAAGGGGATTGGAATATTTGGTAAACTCGGTAAGCATGCTACTCCTCTTCAAACCGGGCTCTTTAAGAATCCTTTTTTGACCAGTAGCCAAGGCCTCAGAAATTTTAGTATGCaatcattgaaagaagcacaaCAGCTTGTAGACCAAATGAGGCAAGATCGCTCACATCAAGGCCACCTAAATTACATTCGTAATCTAGACCGCTTGAGTGACATGTTATGTCGGGTCATAGACTTATGTGAATTCATAAGGGCATCACATCCAGATTCACAGTTTGTTCGAGCCGCTCAATTGTGTCACGAGGAGATGTTTGAATTTATGAACGTTCTAAACACTGATTCAACACTATGCGAGATTCTTAAGCGCGTCCTCAGTGATGATTTGATTGCGAGCAAACTTTCGGAGGAAGAATTAAAAGTTGGTAAAATCTTGCTGGAggactttgaaaagtcgGGCATTGACATGGCTCCAGAGGTCGGGGAACAGTTCATAAATCTTTCTCAGCAGATTAGCATTGTTGGCCAAGAGTTTATTAGCAATACGGATTTTCCAAAATCGGAATATGTCAAGGTTTCATGcaatgaacttgaaaccAGCGGTATTAGTCCCTTGCTACTAAACCACTTATCACGCGATACCAAAGGACAAAATTACAAGGTTCCTACGTATGGCTATATTGCATTCTCCATCCTCAGAAGTTGCCCGAGCGAGAATATAAGGATGAAGGTCTGGACAGCTGTGCATAGCTGTCCAGAAAAGCAGATAACACGGCTAAAACACCTAGTCAAACTTAGAGGTCTACTTGCTCAGATTATGGGCAAAAACAGTTATTCAGATTACCAGTTGGAAGGCAAGATGGCCAAAAGCCCAGTCTATGTTCGtggctttgttgaatcCCTCGCTGAAGCTATTAAGCCGCTGGCCATGCGAGAATTACGCGCACTTGCCAACCTGAAAAGTTCACATTTGGATTTACCCATTCCAAAAACTGACGAAGAagtgttgaagtttgttAGACCATGGGATCGAGACTTTTACAGCACACTAATTTCACTCCAACAGCAGCGCAAGACGTTAGAAAATGAGCAGATAAACTCATACTTCTCCCTCGGAACCGTGATGCAAGGCCTTTCGAGCCTTCTGGAAGATATTTACGGTATAAGGCTTGAGCCCGCGGTAGCCAAAGTCGGAGAGACATGGTCTCCAGAGGTACGGCGCATAAATGTTGTTAGCGACCAAGAAGGTGTCATTGGCGTTGTTTACTGTGATCTCTTCGAAAGACAAGGCAAGACATCCAACCCAGCTCATTTCACAGTATGCTGTTCTCGCCAAATTTACCCAGAGGAGACGGACTTATCCACAATCCAAGTGGGCCAGCAGCCCTCATCTGGCCAAATATTTCAGCTTCCGGTCATTTCCTTGGTCTGCAGCTTTTCTCAGAACTCAGGATCAAAGAAAGATGTATGCTTGCTCCAGTTGAGTGAAGTTGATACTTTGTTTCACGAAATGGGGCATGCCATTCACTCAATGCTCGGGAGAAcctctcttcaaaacataAGTGGAACGAGGTGTGCAACAGACTTTGTTGAGCTACCTAGTATCCTGATGGAGCATTTTGCTCATGATTCCCGTGTGCTGTCTCGAATCGGAAAGCACTACATTACAAATGAGCCCGTTCCGGATGAATTACTCCATCTCAATCAGAATGAGCTCAAGTACCTTCAGAACACTGAAACTTTTTCGCAAGCTAAAATGGCTATGCTAGATCAAGAGATGCACTCTCCTAGAATGCTCACAGATGGCCCTGTTGACGTTGTTGAAATATATCATGAAGTTGAGAAACAAATGGGCGTTTTAACGGATGATAAAAGTAATTGGTGCGGAAGGTTTGGGCACCTTCTTGGCTATGGCGCGTCGTACTATAGCTACCTTTTTGATCGAGCGATTGCAAGTAAAGTGTGGCAGCACTTATTCGCCAACGATCCATTTAGCCGCAAGAGTGgtgaaaagttcaaaaacagtGTTTTAAGGTGGGGCGGCTCTAGGGACCCCTGGAACTGCATCGCGGACGCTTTGGATAAACAGTCGCTTTCCAAGggtgatgaagaagcaatGAAATTTATTGGTAACACAGAGGACGTGTAA